The sequence ATTTCTTACGTTGATGATTCCGTAAAAGCATTAAAGCTTGATGGTGTTGAACCTACTGTTGAAAATATAACATCAGGTAAATATCCAATCTGGTCATATGAGCATATGTATACAAAAGGCGAACCAACAGGTCTTGCCAAGGCATTTTTGGATTACATGATGAGCAGCGAGGTTGTTCCACTGATAAAACAGATGGGATACATTCCAATTTCTGACATGAAAGTATCAAGAGATAAATAAAATGAAGTTTTTAACTCTCATCCTTATTAAGGAGAGAGTTTTTTTATTATTGCATTAAAACGTATAAAATGGTATAATGAACCTGTTCTGATAAGGAGGTGTCTTATGCCTTTTACACTTTTGCAATCAAGACTTATCTTAATAAGCCTAGGAGCGACTCCACTTCTGGAACTGAGGGGTGCTATACCTGCAGGCTTTGCTATGGGCCTTGATCCAATAGAGGTTTTTTTATTTAGCGTTCTTGGCAATCTTTTACCGATACCGTTTTTACTTATATTATTTACACCATTGGTTAAATGGATAGAAACAAAAACACGATTTATAAAATTTGTGGATTTCATATATAAAAAAACGGTTGATAACAAAAAAAGCGATACCATAAAGAAATACGGGTATTTGGGATTAGCGCTTTTTGTCGCCGTTCCACTGCCAGGGACGGGGGCCTGGACTGGTTCTATGATCGCTGCTTTACTTCAGATGGACTTTAAAAAATCCTTTATAAGTATTG is a genomic window of Caldanaerobius fijiensis DSM 17918 containing:
- a CDS encoding COG2426 family protein, with protein sequence MPFTLLQSRLILISLGATPLLELRGAIPAGFAMGLDPIEVFLFSVLGNLLPIPFLLILFTPLVKWIETKTRFIKFVDFIYKKTVDNKKSDTIKKYGYLGLALFVAVPLPGTGAWTGSMIAALLQMDFKKSFISIAIGTVIAGILVTSLISLGIKVF